The Glycine max cultivar Williams 82 chromosome 3, Glycine_max_v4.0, whole genome shotgun sequence sequence tttttgcataaatacataataaatatttgaaataaaatttgttaagatTGAATTTAAACCAACAAGGACATGAACTATGgcttcaattttcaaatattctatAGCAAACAAATGATTTAACTAGCCTTAAAATCAAGATTTGGTTGGATTATTTTCTTTGGTTGAATGCTCTAatcattatttcatttatataaaatataaataccaaattatgttttgttttaatataaaaattaattttataggcAACTGTGTTTCGAACATGTATAAAAACGAGAGAGATCCATGCCAATGCACAAGTATCTTGCTAGTAAAACTTAACACTTGAGCTTAATGAGACCCAATCTGATGGAGGACTACAAAAGAATGAGGACCTTAACTTTGGAGGAGTTATTACAATATCAAGGTTAAGGAAGCTACAGGAGGATATTAATATAAAGATGATTTCACTTGTGAGAAGAATAATATAGGGGACTTGAAGATCATAAACTTGAGCCTACTTCTAGATTAggattgctttttttggttgCCCCTTTGTTGGGTTTTAATAATTGTGTAATTAAACCGGTTAACAAATCACAGTTCAAAATCAATGgagagagaggaagaagatgatggaTAGTGATTTTTATACTACTTCACCCCCAACCTTGGGTTATGTTCAGTTCTTACTCTTAGATGAGATTTCACTAACACAATCAGTCACTATTGGACCAGCAAACCATTGGATTACAACAACATGCCCCTACCAGCAACTCTAGTGGACTTCACACCTAGCCATAACTAGACCAGCTACACCACTGGTTACAACCTTTGTTTGCCACTTATTGGACTTTCAACAACAAAGGGTCTATGTGTTTTGACTGCATATATACAAATTTCTCTTCACAAGAGGGTTTCCCCCAACAAATTACAATATCTCACTTTTATCTTAGATCTATATCAGCTTACAAGCTTTTACAGAATTGAGTCACTCTTTATTGAGAGGGGTTGAAGCAACAATATAAGATTTCTCACAGAGATATCTTGGCTTGAGTTACTCTCACTTGGAAGGCTTCAATTTAACTTCATAATGCTCCTTGTTGGCCTTTTAAAACTCTAAAGAATATCGTTGAAGTGGATCCCACTCAAGCGACAAATTTTTTGAGGAAGCAAACACAAATGATAGTTGTCATGTCATGGGAGCTAGCAAGGTCATTCTGAGGGAACTTTCTGATGAACATTCTGGACTTAAATCAGAATGGAGATTCTAATGTTAGCTTATGAAGGATTCATACTGAAGTAGATCCTTTTGATGAAGTTCAACAGATGTATATCTTTCTGAAGTAGCTCAGCTTCATCAACCTTAACACACCTTCATAACACAAAGTATTCTAAAGTAGATTGTTTCAGAAAGATAAAGTGAAGGTACAATTATTGGTTAGTATTCTGGCCAAGGTTAGACTGTATAGTATCTCACTACTAGAAGAATCAAAATTTGTGGCGTAGTTTTGTGACAGAATAAAATCCCTCAGAATTAGTGATGACCTTTGTGagggattttaaaaaattgtgacgAACATATATTTATGTTAGTTTGTGATGGTTTAAGTGATGGATAAATGTATATTAGGGACAGGTAGTGTTTGTCCCTCTCTAGTTTTCTTAACGCAAAGTTCATCACAGactaaatatgaaatatttaccAAGGTTATTTGTGAAGGATATTTATCTGTCACAAAGTCCGTCACaaacttttgaaattattttctgacaGATATTATCACGGATAAACCCTTGCCTAAATATTTTAGTCACacattttatgatatatttaattttaaaatatattttatttagctTTATggctttatatatatttgaaatttttatatcttgaaatTACTAACTTCTATTATAATTAACCCTTTTTGTACCAATATATGAAATATTAGTTAGGAAAATATTGTAGTTAATATTAGtattctaatttaatatttctagTGAACTCATATAGAACTATATAActtaaaagaataaatgaaaagtaagaagtatttaaaatataattaattgaagtaatggtttattatttaataataaaaaaagttccaAAAAGTAATGGCAAAAAATCTTAAAACAAATCAAGATGgaagttttttccttttcataatTCTCTAGTGCAATTATGATCaataattgactaataactactATTAACAAACTTAAATTGAACTAGTAGATTCAAGAAGTGATTCAATGACTCTTCTAATATAGGTTCAAATGATCTTTCATTTTTCACATGGGTTTGATGTCTACCCATGTCTAGTACTGTCAAATGAGCCGACTAAAGTTTGACCCAAAATTCTCATAGGCCATGTTTTACTTTGCTTAGCTTGGCTTGGCTTGTTGGCTCGTAGGGGTAGGCAAAAGGCTTGATTCTGTGAcagatttttgtttatttagtgACAAATTTGACCCCTCgctaattttgatttttctagtAGGGCTTGGCAATCTTCTATTTTGATGTTCCTCATCAGGTCTCCTCATGGgcaatttcaactttcaacttgaTTGCATTTTCTAATGCAGTTTGCATTCAGTCTTTTTATGTGTCATTTGTATGTGTGGTAGCATATGGAAGATCTGATGTTGTCTTTGAGGTGCAGAAGAGAATTATGTAAGGCCTTGCAGAAGGAAGCATTCTTCATCGTGTGGATGGGCTTCAAGGGATCTTCTAAGACCTTTACTCTTAACAATTAGTCTAAGACAACCTTTTTTAGCACCTTAGCATGCATGAACATATTAGTTTCTTAATAAGTTTAACATTGAGACACTTTCCTACAATGTTAGTCATCACATAAAATTCATCATCCTTACAATTTTCATTGCTAATGATTTGTCGATCATAACTAAAACTAGGGATGTGGATTCAACACCTGTGTCTTAGGAGACTTCATGGACATGTGTATATCTAAACATGAAGATGTGTtatctgtttttgttttctctttaaaGTTATATATAGTATTGACCAACTCAGAGTTTATGTGACTTATCCTTATATTGTgatttatgtttatatacatGTTCTGAGGAGATTTAAGTTATTatgatgttatatatatatcatgtgatattttattttagtgttgTGCATTTTAGCCTTTAACTTTTAAAACGTGAAAAGTTTATAAATACGTTgataaataagttaattaaagagttttgaataaattaaaataaaatcttccgATTAAATTAGATCTTAGTTTCATGTAATGGCCATGAATCATTACAACCTTTTcctaatgagaaaaaaaaaggagttatTGTTTCCTAACGGAGAGCATTGGACTAATATCTGGATTCtccaataaatttttaaatcaacaaacctcttataaatatttttacattctaGTAAATTTAGTAAACATTGAATGATTGGTTATAGTTAActgaaatatttttagattcAAGTAAATTTAGTAAACATTAAATGATTTGTTATGGTTAACTGGAAACGCGTGTTAAACTctaaaggataaattttaattatatattttgtgtttttagttCAAATTATCTgagaattttaagtttttatttttttttaggtcagttcaattttaatattttaaaattaatttttttttgctttttttattttcttttatatataaaactagtaTCTTAACATATGCattgaatataataaatttattattctatacaattaaatatttccaaatatataaattatattataattaaaatcaggctaaattataattttggtttcctTAGTTTGTCGAATTCATTATTATGGTCtcctaaattttaaatgtaatatttggtcttttgattatatttaattttggtttCCAAATATATAAATNNNNNNNNNNNNNNNNNNNNNNNNNNNNNNNNNNNNNNNNNNNNNNNNNNNNNNNNNNNNNNNNNNNNNNNNNNNNNNNNNNNNNNNNNNNNNNNNNNNNATCCGGGTGTGTGTTCTTTCCTTGAACACTTTTCTTTgctttttttcatttgaactatggattcaattaaaaatcaattaaaaccattaattattaaaacatttaataaaaaattattaataattataattcccCACTACGTTGTGCTCCTCCTCTCGGACATACAGCCTTCATGTTGCATTTAACTTCATCGGTATCAACATCACATTAGGATTAATAGTaagttttttaatgattaataatttttatttaatttataattaatttaatatctctaataattataattattagtgAATAATCTACTAGGAGAACCaaaattatctatttataaaatttaagacaTCAAATGTTACCATTTTAATGTGGACCAAAATCATGAATAAGGTTAAAGAAACTCCCGACAATGTTCTCAAGAAAAACTCCTAAAAATCTCTATTTGAGGAAAAAGTGAAAACtcttaaaaacatttttgttgaaaaagacaGCTAAAAATACTCTGTCCAGTTCGGTTAAAGGAACTTATATAGAAAGAGAGGAATTTGATACAATTTTAATAGAACTggcatttaatatattattcttcaagtaatttagagaaaaaaaaagttaaatgattttttatagttaaaggatgtttgtttttaataaatgtatgcattaaataataataataataataattaataataataataataattattattattataatttcaaaagttaacttttactcttatttttttatttctctttaatcatataatttttatttgtatccTATTTTCACCTACATATTGTCTCACTTTATTTCATTATTCTCTATCAAGCAAGGggtaaaatatgaataaaaaaaacatggggTAAGTAAATGATCTCTTAGTTAGATAGAAACGCATGTTGATAAATGTATTAATGAATTAGATAAATTtatgcattaaaaaatattaattttcacttaaaaaatacatttattaagaaaataaaatatattaaatgaattaaatacactttaaaagaattatcatttaatatagataaaaaagaattaatatcatgtattattttattcttaaattcatttaattttactttttaaaaaacataaaagttgGGTCCCATGCATCGGTTTCACTCTCTTTTTGTAAGAATATcaggaagaaacaaaataaacacaaatGGAATGAACTCCTCCAATTTCCGAAAATGACTGTGTTGCAGCATCCACCTCTTTGATTTCTTACCATTTTCTCTGTCTTTCTCTTCGCTTTAATTTCTCTTTCCATATAAGTATAAAGTAGAGTGAACTTTCCCAAGAAATCAAAAAAACGCTTCATTTTCTTGTCTTCTTGTCCTTATATAATGAGGTGCTAGCTAGCCtcatttttcttcattcttgttatctctctctctctctctcttcactatATTCGTTTTCTGTTCTTTGAAAGATGGCTGGGGTTCCTCCAGAAGCACATGTTTCACTTGATCAGCTTAAGCAGATAATGGATGAGTTTGCAAAGGAGAGGGATTGGGAGCAGTTTCATAGCCCAAGGAACCTCCTTTTGGCTTTGGTAtgcggtttttttttttacccccccccccccccccccccccccctcccccaaaaaaaaaaaaaacgtgccTTTTTTTGTTCTAGTTGCACCTTCCATGAACATTGTTTGTTTATGTCATTTTCCAATTAAGGATACCCAAATTTGAggcattttattgttattttaatatttttgttcttcatcATGGGTGTTTGAATACTGACCCAGCAGAGGATGGTTCTCATCCTCATTTATGCATTTGGGATCcttgaatttttcttaaagttggttcctttttatctttttgatgaTTCTTTAGTATCACTTTAGGCAGGTGTATATTTCgggttaaaatattaaaataacatttttgttaaaaaaataattatattggtaagaaaatcatttattacataaaaataatctgtaactgttttttttttctcgtaaCACATATGGACAcagaattatcaattttttaattgcgtgacgttacattttaaaaagattattaaaTTCCAAAGCGTTTCATGTTCTTGCCCATGGTTTTATACTTTGTTGGGTGGAAAGTgaaaaggttttgaaatttaaactgaagatttattttttgcattattttttaaaaaataatgttttttcttttatttttatttattttcaacaaaataaaaagaaatatattattgtGTTCTTTCCTCTTattcaaaaatatcattaattagtatatttgcccaaactaataaaaatacacTTTACAAACTGCAAATGGATTACGTTTGTAAGATGAAACCCACAAAATATATTCTCCCAATTCAGTGTCTGCCCTTTAAGAAATCCATAATTCAATAGTGTGTTAAATCAAAAGACTAAGTTTTGGattctatcaattttttttttcctatttattgATTTCACAGGTGGGTGAAGTGGGAGAATTGTCTGAGATATTTCAGTGGAAAGGGGAGGTTCCAAAGGGTCTTCTAGATTGGAAAGAGGAGGAAAAGGTTCATCTTGGTGAAGAGCTTTCAGATGTGTTGCTTTATCTTGTGAGGCTCTCCGACATGTGTGGTGTAGATCTTGGCAAAGCTGCTTTAAGAAAGGTTCAACTCAATGCCGTAAAATACCCAAAAAAGGTTTATGAAGACCCTTCAAGCAGCACTGTCAGCCCCAACAACACCAATTGATAATGCAACTACTCGAGATGCTAATTGATGATAATCCATTGGTGTCTATAGTTATTGTAGTCGTTGTTTTAGGGGGGAGGGGGGAGAGTAGGAAAGTGGTTTTGGTTTTTGTTCTTCTATAAAAGGGTGGAGTATAGTATTGCTTGATTGGTTTGGTACTATGAACATTTATTCTCACCTTTGGCAATATTGTATCGAATCCTTTTAGATGGATCGAATAATAATACATTAGCTTTAAAGAAATGTGTATCTATTGaccatattttaaaagaatttaattttggcatttcttatatttttagtcaattagaaaattactttaaaaaataatttttaattatacaataattaataattagatcTTTTTTATGATAATGGAAATAAAATGTTTGGAAAACTGAAACCGATGTTGATTTTTTGCTAGCaacatttgttttgtttaaaaattgatgttgttggaTCTTTTATAAAAACTGCTCTTTAACCATCAAGTTGCCTCACTTTGAAACCTTTCTCATGGCCACTTGAACCCTTTCTCACTCTCACTCGAACCTTCTCACTCTTGCGGTGTTGAAAGCAAGTGaagtgttgttttcaaatattaaggAGTTGTAGGGTGTGAGCACTATTTCGATTGAAGCTAAGTAAACGAAGGAGAACTCGATTGAATCTGCCTCCACGATGTCGTTTCGATTCAGCCTCAGACATTTTTGTAAGTTCATCGTTTCACACTTTACACAAATACCTTATCCttcaagtgtgattgatggctCCAGCATTTTACGAGAGTTTCAAAGATGCTTGCTAGAGTAGAACTGATTTTGAAAACCATGTTTTGGGTTCTTGTCACAAATtgttttgtataaattaaaacagTGAATGAATAATTTCTGTAAGTTTAACAGTGACtttgtgagagaaaaaaaaatacattttgtaaGAATGTGGTTGATGTAGGTGCCAATTCGTTACTTTTTGAAATAGAGAATTGGTAAATGGGTTATTGAGTGatttccattaaaagcttttttcaatcaCTCGTAAGGATGATACGGTTTCAGAAAACGTCAATGTCGAGtgtatactatttttcttttatatttcaattgtacgtaacttgtgtcttcttcacagatagGACATGCACGATGGCCCTTAACATTGTATCTTCTCAAATTTCCGCAtactggaaagtcattaatggtacaaaatagcATTGCACGCAACTTGAATGTCCTATTTCGATACCCATCAAACACagcaaccccctcgtcccataactttgtcaagtcttcaattAAGGGACTGAGATAAGCATCGATCTCATTTCCTGACTATCTTGGGtctgatatcatcatagacaacatcatgcattttcgcttcatgcacaaccaaggaggcaagttataaattactagcaaaataggtcatgaactgtgttgagtgcttaaactgccatagggattcattccatcagtggtaagtccaagcctaagatttcttatCTCTTTGTCGAAATCCAGATACAAACGattaatcttcttccactgagAGGAATCAGTCGGTTGGTGGAGCATTCCATTGCAATTTCTCCCATCTGCATGTCATGTAAGGTATTGTGTGtcatctccattagcaaacaaaCGCTTAAACCTTAGAATGATTGAAAGATATCATAACACCTTCGCTGAGGGGGCCTTTCTTTGTGTTTTTGTCACTGTTACActcgtcatcatccttcactttgtaccttGATACCCCCACACCTGGGGCATTTATacatttcttcaaactcatgtCTATACCATGAAAGTGTGTCGATACCATTAACTGGTTTGCATGTTCTTGAGCAGGTAGAGGACAtcaatactatatttggaaagactCAAAAGAAGATGACAAGTaaaacttgcatatggaagaataAAAATAGTATACACTCGACATCGACATTTTCTGAAACCTTATCACCCTTACCGGtgattaaaaaagattttaatggaagtcaagagcatgaaagtGCACCAATATTATTAACTGGTTAGTAGGTTCTTGAGTGGGTTGAGGAATccaatactatatttggaaagacccaaaagaagctGACAAGTAAaatttgcatatggaagaagaggtcgatattgtttgatgtttgatcttccatactggtccgatctagatgttagacattgtatcgatgatatgcatgtggagaaaaatgtacgCTTTTTAATattcaaggcaagacaaaggatggtttaAATACTTGTCAAGATCTAGATGAGATGGGTATATGTGACCAGTTAGTTACATCCAAGGTTTAatggtaagaaaatatacttgtcTCCAGCATGTCATACTTTGTCAAGAAAGGATAAGACAAGTTTCTATCAGTGTTTGTGTCGTATCAAAGTGTCACagggatactctacaaatattaagagccttgtgcagctaaaagatttgaaattagttgccttaaagtctcatgattgtcacgtcttgatgcaacaactGTTGGCCATGGTGATTCGAGACATTTTTCCTAACAAAGTGAGGCATGCCATAACTCACATGTGCTTTTTCTTTAATGCCATTTGTAGTAAAGTCATTGACCCTATAAAGTTAGATGACTTGGAAAATGAAGTTGCTATCATCTTGTGTCAGttagagatgtattttcctccttcatttttcaacatcatggttcactttaTTGTCCATCTAATGAGGGAAATTAAATtgtgtggtcctgtttatttaCAGTAGATGTACCCaattgagcgatacatgaagatcttaaaagggtatacaaagaatctacacCATCCTGAAGCATCCATTATTGGAAGGTACACTGCAAAATAAGCTATTGAATTgtgttcagagtacattgaaaactCAAAACCTGTTGGCCTTCCCGAGTCTCAGCATGACAagagagtgggtggtaagggttcatgAGGGTTACATGTTATAAATCTGGATCTAAAGGAATTACAACAagctcatttgtatatactgaataacaataatgaagttCTACCATACATAGTTCGTAACGAAGCCTTAGTCAAGGAAAGTAACCCAAAAATGACCAAGAATAGGGTGTTGAAAGAGCATAATAAGACTttcctaaattggtttaaaaatACAATCTTTGGTGATGATAttgcttttgaaaaattaaggaagttagcaaatgggcctaaaagaaatgttaaaagttggTAGGGATACGATATCAACAAGTATTCGTTCTACACCAAATCACAAGATGACaagagtacaatgcaaaacagtgggGTTAGTCTTAGGGTTGAACCTTAACACTTTGCTATTGTATCTGATGACAATTCTCGTCTGGCGTccatgccttactttggagtcattgaagaaatcttggagcttaattatgttaaattcatTGTGTGTGATTTCAAGAGTAAGTGGGTTGATAGAAATATCGGTGTGTGAATCGATGATTTGGGATTTACTTTGGTAGATCTGAAGAAGCTAGCTTATCAGAAtgagtctttcatcatgacagaACAAggtaaacaagtattttatgttcaagatccttgtgatgaaaggtggttagGGGTTTTACATGGAAAAACCATGGATCTTAatcttgaagatgatgattcaaccCTAGATACTTGTCCCACTCCTTTCTCCACACAAATGCCTAATGTCAACGGAGAAGAAAAAGTTGACAACATCCATGCAAATCacaatgatcatgatgaaggagaattaattaacattgtaTAACTTAATCTTTTTCATATTTAGTTGTTTCCATATTTACAATTACATAACTTACTACACTTTTGAGTTGactttaattaatgttgttttttaacAGGCACATGACTACTCCGAGCTCCCTTCTTCCTCCTGGGTTAGCACCTTCATCATCTACAgagaagaaaactaaaaaagcaACATGACTTAGATCATTGGCTACCCGACCCGTTGGGATGGAGAGACCAGTGGTTCATGTGGATCCTTCCACTAGGAAAGCTAATGGTCCccacaaaaagaaattaaggacATATTTAGGGATCGTCGCTCGAGATAAGGTGGATGTTACATTTGTTAACTAGAAAGAAGTTCCTGTAGCTCATAAGGATTTAATTTAGGAGGACATTCAAGTATTAATTAGAATTAAATGTTGAATGTTATTGTAATTGGTTGTACTAAAAATCTTATAATGTTGAATGTTTTTTACTAactattaaatgtattttttgtatCGCaagctgaatttgatattctaGAAGCGTTTAATCAAAGGACGAAGAAGAAAATCGTTAAGACAGTAGGAGAGTAATGAAGGAAGTTTAAGTTAGATTTGACATCCAAATGAGTTGTAGAACAAGGCAAGGAGGAGGACGATGACACTGTTTGTGACAAGTACGAAATCAACAAAGAAAAGTAGAATCAATTTTGTCAGAGTCATAGAGGCCCTTCATGGGAGATTAGTTGACTTGCATTGTTTATGAATTTGACAATAATGCATTATTTTCAAGCGTATTTTGTTGACAAGTTCATGTCTAATTGTAACAGAATATTAGAAAGAAGACTTATAATGCATTATTTTCATGCAGTATTTTGTTGACTGCAGGATTCCCTTGAAGAGCAATCAACACAGGATAGCTTTTCCGCCCGTGGACGTTAGGATGTACTGACGAATGCTATTGGGTGACCAGAGCACTCTAGTCATATCTGTGCTGCTAGAACCGGTGTGAcgatcaaacaatactttggaccgGCTTCAACAAACTCCTGCACGTCTACGTCGATCAACCCCAAAGAGTtgcattaattaaaagaaaatatcacgGAGTAGCTGACATAGAAAATTAGGGACAGGCTGGAGCAGTCGATCATTGAAAAAGTGACTCAACGACTAATGTTATCCTTCAGGCAAATGCAATTCTAGATGCAATCCCTGGGACTCGTACTACCTCCTGAGCCTAAGGTTGGTCTTTCTGCTGCCCATATTAGCACAAAGGAAAGTTGTGTCGATCCCTTGGGGCAGGACCCAGACATGGGTGAATCAAACAAATGTGGGTTGTATATTGATGACAATTCTCCCTGCCTAGTTGCCCTTGGAGGAGTTTATTAGGGGTCGACAATCGTCCACAACGTCCCTTTGGGCAATGATCACATGAAGGTTGATGTTGAAGAAGTTCGAGATGTTGATGCTAGCCTCCCTGTACCCACTCAAGAGGTTCAGTTAGTGGGGCAGGCCCTTAACACCTTTGCTTGGCCAACACATCTTATACAACCTTTTTCAGAACAAGTATTTCCTTTTgttgtgtttattattattaaaaaaagatttgttacaaataaAGCTTTGACTATCATTGACTTATGTTTATTAACTGTGTATGATAAACAAGGACCGGTGAAACTTGTAGATAGGCCAGAACCTGATGACAATCTCCTATACTAGATGACATTGACGATCCCGTAGCTTTTCCTCAAGCCTATGCAGGTATTGTGGGATTCAATTGTGTTTGGGGTGTATAATGATGATgcccccttgtacataaagcataaaGATCTTTCTGAAATAGAACacagtggtcaatgtctcaacatCTCTATTATACAAATGTAgattttgtaagtcattttacaTTACAATCCATTACATAACtgattgttttaaattaatgcatgatttattttattttaacaataggcatatgaatGAGGTAAGTCTATGATCGGGGAATATCTCTGAGTttggattccttgagccacaaTCCATATAGAGATCTAGGCAATCGCAATCTGAATCTGAAGATTATATTAAGATATGGATGCAAAATTCACAGATAGATGTCTACCTAAAAacctacttgaatgggtaagtaaaattgaacaaatcaatttaaataatgtatgtaCTATAATAACTTAAGGTTCTTCAATGCAATGCACATTGGCAACTGGTTGTTATACGTCCTAAGGACAatgttgtttgattttgttcCTTTCACAATAAGCCCAACAACTActtgaaaggaattattaacaggttagttttaatttataagacaTTTACTTTATCAATTGTAAgacaacaatattttaattttataatatgcatgaatgtttcTCTTAACCAGTGCTTTGAAGGGATTCAACGATATTCAAGGAAGTAAACCCAAGGCTATTGCTAAATGGATATTCcagttaaagtaagtcatttaaacaatggctgatatctttaaaattatattttattactgtgtacactaattttcagttaactttgaatatcttattgaatttagtgtaataagcaaAGAGGAAGCATTGAGTGCCGCTATTATatgatgcattggatgtcaatGATAGTCTTAGGAGGTTTCAAGGACAATTGAAAAATGGTAACTGTttacttcaaaactaatttcatttgttatacttgttattatttatattgattatgttttattatatcatgcagtattttactaATCCAAGACCATTGGAACTAGAGAGAATAAAGGCAATTCGCATTCAGTGGGCAAGTTGTTATCTCagagttaaaaataaaacactagGTGTTTAAGGAATTTTACAATTGTATAGTTATGTTTAATTAGATTCGGTTATAGTAGATGATTTTACGTATtgaaattattgttttctttaattatttcttataattgatagtaattattcaataataatataaaaatttgtacTGTGAAACTGTCTAATTGGtctgttttttaatttgtaggttagggtaatattaaaaaaacaaataagatattaaaaaattgcaaaaaacatcagtttttagaaaaaaatgataaaaatcgatgttattttattcatattttacattttttttgtttattgcttGTTATACAACACCTGTTTTCATAAAATCCAATATTGTGTagtgtatgttaacatcggatttatgagaaccgatgttaacattgatgcTTTTAACATTtgtggttaaaaaaaatacttagatATCTTAGATTTAGGGAAATTCTAAGGGTGTGCTAGTAGTGGCCTAGAGAATATTATTGTGGC is a genomic window containing:
- the LOC106798062 gene encoding dCTP pyrophosphatase 1, with product MAGVPPEAHVSLDQLKQIMDEFAKERDWEQFHSPRNLLLALVGEVGELSEIFQWKGEVPKGLLDWKEEEKVHLGEELSDVLLYLVRLSDMCGVDLGKAALRKVQLNAVKYPKKVYEDPSSSTVSPNNTN